One genomic segment of Brassica napus cultivar Da-Ae chromosome A3, Da-Ae, whole genome shotgun sequence includes these proteins:
- the LOC106442545 gene encoding putative 57 kDa heat shock protein, whose amino-acid sequence MAAVPLTPLPQSPEGFLNPFLLNGPKGFDEFTPLAENDDTFVRLDLPGVPEECVRVGLSRSKKAVIVYGEAPKVHNHDSSSRKYLTIIKTICTCCDFVGFTYQMSDGVLRLVLSKTCTDPSSCISVLAFCYGE is encoded by the exons ATGGCTGCCGTCCCTCTAACGCCCCTTCCTCAATCTCCCG AAGGATTCTTAAACCCGTTTCTGTTGAACGGGCCAAAAGGGTTTGATGAGTTCACTCCGCTTGCTGAGAACGATGACACTTTCGTGAGGCTTGACCTTCCCGGCGTCCCAGAGGAGTGCGTGAGGGTTGGCCTTAGCAGGTCGAAGAAAGCTGTGATCGTCTACGGAGAAGCACCCAAGGTCCACAACCATGACTCCTCTTCCCGTAAATACCTCACCATCATCAAAACCATTTGCACTTGCTGCGACTTTGTCGGCTTCACCTACCAAATGTCCGACGGTGTTCTCAGACTTGTCCTCTCCAAGACTTGCACCGATCCCTCCTCCTGCATCT CGGTTCTTGCTTTCTGTTACGGAGAA